From a single Candoia aspera isolate rCanAsp1 chromosome 2, rCanAsp1.hap2, whole genome shotgun sequence genomic region:
- the BTF3 gene encoding transcription factor BTF3, producing MKETIMNQEKLAKLQAQVRIGGKGTARRKKKVVHRTATADDKKLQFSLKKLGVNNISGIEEVNMFTNQGTVIHFNNPKVQASLAANTFTITGHAETKQLTEMLPSILNQLGADSLTSLRRLAEALPKQSVDGKAPLATGEDDDDEVPDLVENFDEASKNEAN from the exons ATGAAAGAAACGATCATGAATCAAGAAAAATTAGCTAAACTCCAAGCCCAAGTGCGCATCGGTGGGAAG GGTACTGCTCGTAGGAAGAAGAAGGTGGTGCACAGAACAGCTACAGCAGATGACAAGAAACTTCAGTTTTCCTTAAAGAAGCTGGGAGTAAATAACATATCTGGGATTGAAGAG gTCAACATGTTTACCAATCAAGGCACTGTAATTCACTTCAACAATCCTAAAGTTCAAGCTTCGCTCGCTGCTAACACTTTCACAATCACAGGCCATGCTGAGACAAAGCAGCTGACTGAAATGTTGCCTAGCATCTTAAACCAGCTTGGGGCTGACAGTCTCACAAGCTTGAGGAGGCTGGCAGAGGCTTTACCAAAACAAT CTGTGGATGGAAAAGCACCTCTTGCtactggagaagatgatgatgatgaagttcCAG atctTGTGGAGAACTTTGATGAGGCTTCCAAAAATGAAGCAAATTGA